Proteins encoded within one genomic window of Bradyrhizobium sp. CB1717:
- a CDS encoding cytochrome P450: MNIQAPVRVDKAERMHRAREEAYATPLSQFHPGAPRLFQDDTLWPWFERLRKEEPVHYCTNAPIEPYWSVVKYNDIMHVDTNHGIFSSDSTLGGISIRDVPEGYDYPSFIAMDQPRHSAQRKTVSPMFTPTHLDELAKLIRQRSQTVLDNLPRNETFNFVERVSIELTTQMLATLFDFPWEERRKLTRWSDVSTALPKSGIVASAEERRREMDECYAYMSKLWNERVNSAPRNDLLSLMAHNDATRHMDPDNLMGNIILLIVGGNDTTRNTMTGSVLALNENPEQYEMLRKNPALIDSMVPEVIRWQTPLAHMRRTALADTEIGGKHIKKGDRVVMWYVSGNRDEEMFDRPNDFIIDRPRPRTHLSFGFGIHRCVGMRLAELQLRIVWEEMLKRFDRIEVVGEPKRIYSSFIKGYETLPVRIPA; the protein is encoded by the coding sequence ATGAATATCCAAGCACCGGTTAGGGTGGACAAGGCCGAACGCATGCACAGGGCGCGCGAGGAGGCCTATGCGACGCCGCTGTCGCAATTCCATCCCGGCGCGCCACGGCTGTTCCAGGACGACACGCTGTGGCCGTGGTTCGAGCGGCTGCGCAAGGAGGAGCCGGTGCATTACTGCACCAATGCGCCGATCGAACCGTATTGGTCGGTGGTGAAGTACAACGACATCATGCATGTCGACACCAATCACGGCATCTTCTCGTCGGACTCCACGCTCGGCGGCATCTCGATCCGCGACGTGCCGGAAGGCTACGACTATCCGAGCTTCATCGCGATGGACCAGCCCCGGCATTCGGCGCAGCGCAAGACGGTATCGCCGATGTTCACGCCGACACACCTGGACGAGCTGGCCAAACTGATCCGCCAGCGTTCGCAGACCGTGCTCGACAATCTGCCGCGGAACGAGACCTTCAATTTCGTCGAGCGCGTCTCGATCGAGCTGACGACGCAAATGCTGGCGACGCTGTTCGACTTCCCCTGGGAGGAACGGCGCAAGCTGACGCGCTGGTCCGACGTCTCCACCGCGCTGCCCAAGAGCGGCATCGTCGCCTCGGCCGAGGAGCGCCGCCGCGAGATGGACGAGTGCTACGCCTACATGTCGAAGCTCTGGAACGAGCGCGTCAACTCCGCGCCGCGCAACGATTTGCTGTCGCTCATGGCCCATAACGACGCCACGCGCCACATGGACCCCGACAACCTCATGGGCAACATCATCCTGCTCATCGTCGGCGGCAACGACACCACGCGCAACACCATGACCGGCTCGGTGCTGGCGCTGAATGAGAACCCGGAGCAGTACGAGATGCTGCGGAAGAATCCCGCGCTGATCGATTCCATGGTGCCGGAGGTGATCCGCTGGCAGACGCCGCTCGCGCATATGCGGCGCACCGCGCTTGCCGATACCGAGATCGGCGGCAAGCATATCAAGAAGGGCGACCGCGTCGTGATGTGGTACGTCTCCGGCAACCGCGACGAGGAGATGTTCGACCGACCGAACGATTTCATCATCGACCGCCCGCGCCCGCGCACGCACCTCTCCTTCGGCTTCGGCATCCACCGCTGCGTCGGCATGCGCCTCGCCGAACTGCAGCTGCGCATCGTCTGGGAGGAGATGCTGAAGCGGTTCGACCGGATCGAGGTGGTCGGCGAGCCCAAGCGGATCTATTCGAGCTTCATCAAGGGGTATGAGACGCTGCCGGTGAGGATTCCGGCCTGA
- a CDS encoding cytochrome P450, whose amino-acid sequence MHGTIENASKLDALRERASTLPLEQFDPGDPELFRTDTFWPYFDRLRREDPVHYCKDSMFGPYWSVTRYNDIMEIETNHAVFSSASALGGITIRDIDPDLRRESFISMDPPRHAAQRKTVAPMFTPTHLDNLAFNIRERSAECLDNLPRGEVFDWVDQVSIELTTQMLAVLFDFPWEDRRKLTRWSDVATTIPGPDGLVGSEDERQAELTECAGYFSRLWKERIEQPPKSDLLSMMAHGAATRDMDAKNFLGNLVLLIVGGNDTTRNTMSGSLLALSQHPEQYRKLRENPALLDSFVPEVIRWQTPLAHMRRTALADFEFRGKQIKKGDKVVMWYVSGNRDEEAIEKPYDFIIDRARPRTHLSFGFGIHRCVGLRLAELQLKIIWEEILKRFDHIDVVGEPKRVYSSFVKGLETLPVKIAA is encoded by the coding sequence ATGCATGGGACCATCGAGAACGCGTCCAAGCTCGATGCACTTCGCGAGCGCGCATCGACATTGCCGCTGGAGCAATTCGATCCCGGCGATCCGGAACTGTTCAGGACCGATACGTTCTGGCCCTATTTCGATCGCCTGCGCCGGGAAGATCCCGTGCACTACTGCAAGGACTCGATGTTCGGCCCGTACTGGTCGGTGACGCGGTACAACGACATCATGGAGATCGAGACCAACCATGCGGTGTTCTCCTCGGCCTCCGCGCTGGGCGGCATCACCATCCGCGACATCGATCCGGATCTGCGCCGCGAGAGTTTCATCTCGATGGACCCGCCGCGCCATGCCGCGCAGCGCAAGACGGTGGCGCCGATGTTCACGCCAACGCATCTGGACAATCTCGCGTTCAACATCCGCGAGCGCTCGGCCGAGTGCCTGGACAATCTGCCGCGCGGCGAGGTGTTCGACTGGGTCGACCAGGTCTCGATCGAGCTCACCACGCAGATGCTCGCGGTGCTGTTCGACTTCCCCTGGGAGGACCGCCGCAAGCTGACGCGCTGGTCGGATGTCGCCACCACCATTCCCGGGCCTGACGGCCTCGTCGGAAGCGAGGACGAACGGCAGGCCGAGCTGACGGAATGCGCGGGCTATTTCTCGAGGCTGTGGAAGGAGCGCATCGAACAGCCGCCGAAGAGCGACCTGTTGTCGATGATGGCGCATGGCGCCGCGACGCGCGACATGGACGCGAAGAACTTCCTCGGCAATCTCGTCCTCTTGATCGTCGGCGGCAACGACACCACGCGCAACACCATGTCGGGCTCGCTTCTCGCGCTGAGCCAGCATCCGGAGCAGTATCGCAAGCTGCGCGAGAACCCGGCGCTGCTCGACAGTTTCGTGCCGGAGGTGATCCGCTGGCAGACGCCGCTGGCGCATATGCGGCGCACCGCGCTCGCCGATTTCGAGTTCCGCGGCAAGCAGATCAAGAAAGGTGACAAGGTCGTGATGTGGTATGTCTCGGGCAACCGGGACGAAGAGGCGATCGAAAAGCCCTACGATTTCATCATCGACCGCGCCCGCCCGCGCACGCACCTCTCCTTCGGCTTCGGCATCCACCGCTGCGTCGGCCTCAGGCTTGCTGAACTCCAGCTCAAGATTATTTGGGAAGAGATTCTCAAGCGCTTCGACCATATTGACGTGGTCGGCGAACCCAAGCGGGTCTATTCGAGTTTTGTGAAGGGACTCGAGACGTTGCCGGTGAAGATTGCGGCGTGA
- a CDS encoding YjgN family protein, producing MQWTPIGSEPVPPPLPPTRVDFTGNRPGFFNMVTKGAMLELVTFGFYRFWLVTDIRRHLWTHTAIDGDAAEYTGRGKELLVGFLFALAILVPIYLAYFLIGIEFERWQGFASTPLFISFYAFGQFAIFRARRYRLTRTVWRGVRFWMDGSGWAYSFRAMAWGSLVFLTLGLALPWREASLERYKMRHTHYGDLRGDFEGNGWTFFKRGWWLWLLSPIALIIFPLAPFFYAEFKAREWRWWLDGIRIGGVSLSSELPHNAFYGLYWKVIGWWVLLSMIFGAYLGGATALVVQLSGLSAEQLFGSGDPAKSIPMLVIMVIGYFAVALAINIVMRVYLQRDLWAKVLETVEVHNIAAAADVRGSGELASALGEGFADGLDVAGF from the coding sequence ATGCAATGGACCCCCATCGGCTCCGAACCGGTCCCGCCGCCGTTGCCGCCGACCCGGGTGGATTTCACCGGCAACCGGCCCGGGTTCTTCAATATGGTCACCAAGGGTGCCATGCTGGAGCTCGTCACCTTCGGTTTCTACCGGTTTTGGCTGGTCACCGACATCCGCCGTCATTTGTGGACGCACACCGCGATCGACGGCGATGCGGCCGAATATACCGGTCGCGGCAAGGAGCTGCTGGTCGGCTTCCTGTTCGCGCTTGCGATCCTGGTGCCGATCTATCTCGCCTACTTCCTCATCGGCATCGAGTTCGAGCGCTGGCAGGGCTTTGCCTCGACGCCGCTGTTCATCAGCTTCTACGCCTTCGGGCAGTTCGCGATCTTTCGCGCGCGGCGCTATCGCCTGACCCGCACGGTCTGGCGCGGCGTGCGGTTCTGGATGGACGGCTCGGGCTGGGCCTATTCGTTCCGCGCCATGGCGTGGGGCTCGCTCGTGTTCCTGACCCTCGGCCTGGCGCTGCCCTGGCGCGAGGCGTCACTCGAACGTTACAAGATGCGGCACACCCATTACGGCGATTTGCGCGGCGATTTCGAAGGCAATGGCTGGACCTTCTTCAAGCGCGGCTGGTGGCTGTGGCTGCTGAGCCCGATCGCGCTGATCATCTTTCCGCTCGCGCCGTTCTTCTATGCCGAGTTCAAGGCGCGCGAGTGGCGCTGGTGGCTGGACGGCATCCGCATCGGCGGCGTCAGCCTCTCCTCGGAGCTTCCGCACAACGCGTTCTACGGCCTGTACTGGAAGGTGATCGGCTGGTGGGTGCTGCTCTCGATGATCTTCGGCGCCTATCTCGGCGGCGCCACCGCGCTTGTCGTCCAGCTGAGCGGCCTCTCGGCCGAGCAGCTGTTCGGGTCCGGCGATCCCGCCAAGAGCATCCCGATGCTGGTGATCATGGTCATCGGTTACTTCGCGGTCGCCCTTGCCATCAACATCGTGATGCGCGTCTATCTTCAGCGCGATCTCTGGGCCAAGGTGCTGGAGACCGTCGAGGTGCACAACATCGCGGCCGCCGCGGATGTGCGCGGCAGCGGCGAGCTTGCCAGCGCGCTCGGCGAAGGCTTTGCCGACGGGCTCGATGTCGCGGGATTCTGA
- a CDS encoding URC4/urg3 family protein, translating to MAEALELQARSLLTAKAVRARAGQMLELGLAGGLTHFTIDLDRMDGVAEAVLAVTRKAYPTLDVPFHARWRHFVLGGIDRWARLADAASWPDRAARARAEFDLAIVSVLLDAGAGAAWRYHDAVTGEAIGRSEGLAIASLDMFASGLFSHDARAPFRADADVLARLPLAALTSAFQVSDGNPLLGLEGRTDLLRRLGKQVSERADVFGLRDTPRPGGLFDHIAAQAVGGAIGAPAILSAVLNQLGPIWPSRLELAGVPLGDCWRHPAIKADDATAGLVPLHKLSQWLSYSLIEPLQRAGFAVTDIDGLTGLAEYRNGGLFVDHEVLRLRDAADAERAHAVDSLLVVEWRALTVALLDRLAELVRAKLGRTPETLPLASILEGGSWAAGRAIAFARRPDGSPPLKVISDGTVF from the coding sequence ATGGCGGAAGCTTTGGAATTGCAGGCCCGTTCGCTGCTCACCGCAAAGGCGGTGCGCGCGCGCGCCGGGCAGATGCTCGAGCTTGGCCTTGCCGGCGGGCTTACACATTTCACCATCGATCTCGATCGCATGGACGGCGTTGCCGAGGCCGTGCTCGCGGTCACGCGAAAAGCCTATCCGACGCTGGATGTCCCCTTCCACGCGCGGTGGCGGCACTTTGTGCTTGGCGGCATCGACCGCTGGGCGCGGCTGGCGGATGCTGCATCGTGGCCGGACCGCGCGGCGCGGGCGCGCGCCGAGTTCGACCTTGCGATCGTCAGCGTGCTGCTCGACGCCGGCGCAGGCGCTGCGTGGCGCTACCACGATGCGGTCACTGGCGAAGCCATTGGGCGATCCGAAGGGCTTGCGATTGCGAGCCTCGACATGTTCGCAAGCGGGCTCTTCTCGCATGATGCCCGCGCGCCGTTCAGGGCCGACGCGGACGTGCTGGCAAGGCTGCCCCTCGCCGCCCTCACCTCCGCCTTTCAGGTCAGCGATGGCAATCCGCTGCTCGGGCTTGAAGGACGCACCGATCTGCTGCGGCGCCTCGGCAAGCAGGTCTCGGAGCGTGCCGACGTGTTCGGACTGCGCGACACGCCGCGGCCGGGCGGGCTGTTCGATCATATCGCGGCGCAAGCCGTCGGCGGAGCAATCGGCGCGCCCGCCATCCTGTCGGCGGTGCTGAACCAGCTCGGGCCAATCTGGCCGTCGCGGCTCGAGCTCGCGGGCGTCCCGCTCGGCGATTGCTGGCGGCATCCGGCGATCAAGGCCGACGATGCGACAGCAGGCCTGGTGCCCCTGCACAAGCTGTCGCAATGGCTGAGCTATTCGCTGATCGAGCCGCTGCAGCGCGCGGGCTTCGCGGTTACCGACATCGACGGGCTGACCGGGCTTGCCGAATACCGCAATGGCGGCCTGTTCGTCGATCACGAGGTGCTGCGCCTGCGCGATGCCGCGGATGCCGAGCGTGCGCATGCAGTGGATTCCCTGCTCGTCGTGGAATGGCGCGCGCTGACGGTTGCGCTGCTGGATCGTCTTGCCGAACTCGTTCGCGCCAAGCTTGGCCGGACACCCGAGACATTACCGCTCGCCAGCATTTTGGAAGGCGGCAGCTGGGCCGCCGGCCGCGCCATTGCGTTTGCGCGCCGCCCCGATGGTTCGCCGCCGCTCAAGGTGATCAGCGACGGCACGGTTTTCTGA
- a CDS encoding M48 family metallopeptidase translates to MSDVSTGAPAQSAKPTVFFDGVSSRRRQVTLTLSDALEIVEEGGTPVHWAYADIRRADSPAGVLRLACTAAPPLARLEIRDVALAADVAARCIRLDEHQTSRRGIAKIVGWSVAAAVSIVCVVLFGVPLAADRLAPLVPKPVERRIGDAAEVQVKTIFGRSVCEDAAGKAAFTKLVNRLRDAAGLDDDSMTAGVLPTPIPNAFALPGGKVFLLKGLLDKADSPDEIAGILAHELGHLKHHDNMRGLIYNGGTSFLIGLLFGDVTGSSAVIFASRSVVEASYSREAETAADTFAIEIMHALGRSPKPAAELMFRITGKEGGSGLTNILASHPLTEDRLARMTKEDRPASGPPLLTDKEWQALKLICGSGKV, encoded by the coding sequence GTGAGTGATGTGTCCACCGGGGCCCCGGCGCAGTCGGCAAAGCCGACGGTTTTCTTCGACGGCGTATCCAGCCGCAGGCGGCAGGTGACGCTGACGCTCAGTGATGCGCTCGAGATCGTCGAGGAGGGCGGAACGCCCGTGCACTGGGCTTATGCCGACATCCGCCGCGCCGACAGTCCGGCTGGCGTCCTGCGTCTCGCCTGCACCGCTGCACCGCCTTTGGCGCGGCTCGAGATCCGCGACGTTGCGCTGGCGGCGGACGTGGCTGCCCGCTGCATCCGGCTCGACGAGCACCAGACCTCGCGCCGCGGCATCGCCAAGATCGTCGGCTGGTCGGTGGCGGCTGCCGTCTCCATCGTCTGCGTCGTGCTGTTCGGCGTGCCACTCGCCGCCGACCGTCTCGCGCCGCTGGTGCCGAAGCCAGTCGAACGTCGGATCGGCGATGCCGCCGAAGTGCAGGTGAAGACCATCTTCGGCCGCAGCGTCTGCGAGGATGCCGCGGGCAAGGCCGCCTTCACCAAGCTCGTCAACCGCCTGCGCGATGCCGCCGGCCTCGACGACGATTCCATGACGGCAGGCGTGCTGCCGACCCCGATCCCGAATGCGTTCGCGCTGCCCGGCGGCAAGGTGTTCCTGCTGAAGGGCCTGCTCGACAAGGCCGACAGCCCCGACGAGATCGCTGGCATCCTCGCCCACGAGCTCGGCCATCTCAAGCATCACGACAACATGCGCGGCCTCATCTACAACGGCGGCACGTCGTTCCTGATCGGCCTGTTGTTCGGCGACGTCACCGGCTCGTCCGCGGTGATCTTCGCCTCGCGCAGCGTGGTCGAGGCCTCCTATTCGCGCGAAGCCGAGACCGCTGCGGATACGTTCGCGATCGAGATCATGCATGCGCTCGGCCGCTCGCCGAAGCCCGCGGCCGAGCTGATGTTCCGCATCACCGGCAAGGAAGGCGGCTCGGGTCTGACGAATATCCTCGCGAGCCATCCGCTGACCGAGGACCGCCTTGCCCGCATGACGAAGGAAGATCGCCCCGCCAGCGGCCCGCCGCTGCTGACCGACAAGGAATGGCAGGCGCTGAAGCTGATCTGCGGCAGCGGGAAGGTTTAG
- a CDS encoding GTP cyclohydrolase II: MSRANRTDHIRLTSHPEPGRKAAFPIHWGATDARARGPIIGTVSRAGDRNVIGSHGGSYAMYRALAVSAGALDPIRRPDLTNTFPAATIGPFEQWRDPAKIVALDPWGHLVAENFGKDIAEGVDIRPSIAVTRARLDLPEIREALAAKRLRADGEVVHANGSVSVVKIAIDPVWYLPGLAARFGTGETELRRTLFEQTAGMFPELVTRPDLKVFLPPIGGTTVYMFGDVAKLPDHRTKITCRVHDECNGSDVFGSDICTCRPYLIHGIEESARGAQEGGLGLVVYNRKEGRALGEVTKFLVYNARKRQEDGDAAAAYFERTECVAGVQDARFQQLMPDTIHWLGLKRIDRFLSMSDMKYDALTSQGIDIVERVPIPPELIPADAYVEIAAKKAAGYYSTDIAPEKDVDGVVGRSLEKY; this comes from the coding sequence ATGAGCCGCGCGAACCGTACCGACCACATCCGCCTGACCTCCCATCCGGAGCCGGGCCGGAAGGCCGCCTTCCCGATCCATTGGGGCGCCACTGACGCGCGCGCCCGCGGGCCGATCATCGGCACGGTGTCGCGCGCCGGCGATCGCAACGTGATCGGCAGCCATGGCGGGTCCTACGCGATGTACCGGGCGCTCGCGGTCTCCGCCGGCGCGCTCGATCCGATCCGGCGCCCGGATCTCACCAACACCTTTCCGGCCGCGACCATCGGTCCGTTCGAGCAATGGCGTGATCCCGCAAAGATCGTCGCGCTCGATCCCTGGGGGCACTTGGTCGCGGAGAATTTCGGCAAGGACATCGCCGAGGGTGTCGATATCCGCCCGAGCATCGCGGTGACGCGGGCGCGGCTGGACCTCCCGGAGATCCGCGAGGCGCTGGCGGCAAAGCGGCTGCGCGCGGACGGCGAGGTCGTGCATGCCAATGGCAGCGTCTCGGTGGTGAAGATTGCGATCGATCCGGTCTGGTACCTGCCCGGCCTTGCGGCGCGCTTCGGCACCGGCGAGACCGAACTGCGGCGCACGCTGTTCGAGCAGACCGCCGGCATGTTCCCCGAGCTCGTGACGCGCCCGGACTTGAAGGTGTTTTTGCCGCCGATCGGCGGCACCACCGTCTACATGTTCGGCGATGTGGCAAAGCTGCCGGACCATCGCACAAAAATCACCTGCCGCGTGCATGACGAATGCAACGGCTCCGACGTGTTCGGCTCCGACATCTGCACCTGCCGGCCATACCTCATCCACGGCATCGAGGAATCCGCGCGCGGTGCGCAGGAGGGCGGGCTCGGGCTCGTGGTCTACAACCGGAAAGAGGGCCGCGCGCTCGGCGAGGTCACCAAATTCCTGGTCTACAACGCCCGTAAGCGCCAGGAGGACGGCGACGCCGCCGCGGCCTATTTCGAGCGCACCGAATGCGTCGCCGGCGTCCAGGACGCGCGCTTCCAGCAATTGATGCCCGATACCATCCACTGGCTCGGCCTGAAGCGCATCGACCGCTTCCTGTCGATGAGCGACATGAAGTACGACGCGCTGACCTCGCAAGGCATCGACATCGTCGAACGCGTGCCGATCCCGCCGGAGCTGATCCCGGCCGACGCCTATGTCGAGATCGCAGCGAAGAAAGCCGCCGGCTACTACTCGACCGACATCGCGCCCGAGAAGGACGTGGACGGCGTAGTCGGCCGCTCGCTGGAAAAATACTGA
- a CDS encoding threonine synthase produces MPTAAYIDPRNGKLYPLDQPRWCSDERTPLLVTPGAGISREDIDGRARSLWRYRAALPVEIAKPISLGEGCTPLVQQDWGDLRPLFKLEWFNPTGSFKDRGSAVMLSFLRQIGISAILEDSSGNGGSSMAGLGAAGGMRVKILAPASTSPAKIAQVRAYGATVQLVEGPREESEAEAIRQSSQTFYASHNWQPFFLEGTKSLAYEIWEDLGFRAPDNVIVPVGAGSSLLGCAFGFRELLKAGQIAKLPRLFAAQPQNCSPIDASFKAGVDTPVAREVHKTIAEGTAIKNPLRLREIIAALRESGGGTVAITEDEIVAALRRLARQGLFAEPTSASAAAALDKLSAAGSIKANETTVAVLTGTGLKAATTVADLVQ; encoded by the coding sequence ATGCCCACCGCCGCCTACATCGACCCCCGCAACGGAAAGCTCTACCCGCTCGACCAGCCGCGCTGGTGCTCGGACGAGCGCACGCCGCTGCTGGTGACGCCGGGGGCGGGGATCTCGCGCGAGGACATCGATGGCCGCGCGCGGTCGCTTTGGCGCTACCGGGCGGCGCTGCCGGTCGAGATCGCAAAGCCGATCTCACTCGGCGAAGGCTGCACGCCGCTGGTTCAGCAGGACTGGGGTGACCTGCGCCCGTTGTTCAAGCTCGAATGGTTCAACCCGACCGGCAGCTTCAAGGACCGCGGCTCCGCGGTGATGCTGTCCTTCCTGCGCCAGATCGGCATCTCAGCCATCCTGGAGGACTCGTCCGGCAATGGCGGCTCGTCGATGGCGGGGCTCGGTGCTGCCGGCGGCATGCGCGTGAAGATCCTGGCGCCGGCCTCGACGTCGCCGGCGAAGATCGCGCAGGTGCGCGCTTACGGCGCGACGGTGCAGCTCGTCGAAGGCCCGCGCGAGGAGTCGGAAGCGGAGGCCATCCGCCAGTCGAGCCAGACGTTTTATGCCAGCCACAATTGGCAGCCGTTCTTCCTCGAAGGCACCAAGTCGCTCGCCTATGAAATCTGGGAGGATCTCGGCTTTCGCGCCCCTGACAACGTCATCGTCCCCGTCGGTGCCGGCAGCAGTCTCTTGGGATGCGCCTTCGGCTTCCGCGAGCTCCTGAAGGCCGGGCAGATCGCGAAGCTGCCGCGCCTGTTCGCGGCGCAGCCGCAAAACTGCTCGCCGATCGATGCGAGCTTCAAGGCCGGCGTCGACACGCCCGTCGCGCGCGAGGTGCACAAGACCATCGCCGAAGGCACCGCGATCAAGAATCCGCTGCGCCTGCGCGAGATCATCGCCGCCTTGCGCGAGAGCGGCGGCGGCACCGTCGCGATCACCGAGGACGAGATCGTCGCGGCCCTGCGTCGTCTCGCGCGGCAGGGCCTGTTCGCCGAGCCGACCAGCGCCAGCGCGGCTGCGGCACTGGACAAACTGTCCGCGGCTGGATCGATCAAGGCGAACGAGACCACGGTCGCGGTCCTCACCGGCACGGGTCTGAAGGCGGCGACCACCGTGGCTGATCTCGTGCAGTAG
- a CDS encoding LysR substrate-binding domain-containing protein, with amino-acid sequence MDFRQLRTFSCVAELGSLSKASDTLRVAQPALSRQIKLLEHELRTELFTRNGRGMVLTEAGRLLLARASGIVRQIDQIRDDIQSAKGPPSGQVVLGLVPTVSCVLSARFARRCVEKFPGISLRIVESYSGHLVEWLHRGEMDLAILYGRSADLHLNVQSLGRDNIVAVGPGGCGLARKKSVDIGWLLRQRLVLPSHSHGLRALIEHAAAQRKIKLDVQLEADSFRVLTSLVEEGLGFALLPPSSVHGEVAEGRLETTAVSKPMTRELIFASPIDRPPSTASLAITALLREEVAACRKEGVWDIKLS; translated from the coding sequence ATGGATTTCCGGCAGCTCAGGACCTTCAGTTGCGTGGCGGAGCTCGGCAGCCTCTCCAAGGCGTCCGACACGCTGCGCGTGGCGCAGCCGGCGCTCTCCAGGCAGATCAAGCTCTTGGAACACGAGCTGCGCACCGAGCTGTTCACCCGCAACGGCCGCGGCATGGTGCTGACGGAAGCGGGGCGCCTTCTGCTCGCGCGCGCCTCCGGCATCGTGCGGCAGATCGACCAGATCCGCGACGACATCCAGTCCGCGAAGGGGCCGCCGTCCGGCCAGGTCGTGCTCGGCCTGGTTCCGACCGTGAGCTGCGTTCTGTCGGCGCGCTTTGCGCGGCGCTGCGTCGAAAAGTTTCCCGGCATCTCGCTGCGCATCGTCGAGAGCTACAGCGGGCACCTGGTCGAATGGCTGCATCGCGGCGAGATGGATCTTGCCATCCTCTACGGCCGCTCGGCCGATCTGCATCTCAACGTGCAGAGCCTCGGTCGCGACAACATCGTCGCGGTCGGCCCGGGCGGCTGCGGTCTCGCGCGCAAGAAGAGCGTCGACATCGGCTGGCTGCTGCGGCAACGCCTGGTGCTGCCCAGTCATTCCCACGGCCTCCGCGCGCTGATCGAGCACGCCGCGGCCCAGCGCAAGATCAAGCTCGACGTCCAGCTCGAGGCGGATTCGTTCCGCGTGCTGACGAGCCTCGTCGAGGAGGGTCTCGGTTTCGCGCTGCTGCCGCCCTCGTCGGTCCACGGCGAGGTCGCGGAGGGGCGGCTGGAAACCACCGCCGTGTCCAAGCCGATGACGCGCGAGCTCATTTTCGCTTCTCCGATCGACCGCCCGCCCTCGACGGCCTCGCTCGCCATCACCGCGCTCCTGCGCGAGGAGGTCGCCGCCTGCCGCAAGGAAGGCGTGTGGGACATCAAGCTGAGTTAG
- the upp gene encoding uracil phosphoribosyltransferase, whose product MEGVTIVDHPLVQHKLTLVRDKSISTKSFRELIKEIGMLLCYEVTRDLPLADTVIETPLATMHSAKIAGKKLVFVPMLRAGTTFVDGMMDLVPTARVAHIGLYREPESFAAVEYFFKSPSDLGERLAIVVTPVVATANTAVAAIDRLKERGARDIRLACLIAAPEGLERLRGLHPDVPIWTAAVDEGLDENGFILPGLGDAGDRAYGTR is encoded by the coding sequence ATGGAAGGCGTCACGATCGTCGATCACCCGCTGGTGCAGCACAAGCTGACCCTGGTGCGGGACAAATCCATCTCGACCAAGTCGTTCCGCGAGCTGATCAAGGAGATCGGCATGCTGCTCTGCTACGAGGTGACGCGCGACCTGCCGCTCGCCGACACCGTCATCGAGACGCCGCTGGCGACGATGCACTCGGCCAAGATCGCCGGCAAGAAGCTGGTGTTCGTGCCGATGCTGCGCGCCGGCACCACCTTCGTCGACGGCATGATGGACCTGGTGCCGACCGCGCGCGTCGCGCATATCGGCCTCTACCGCGAGCCGGAGAGCTTTGCCGCGGTCGAGTATTTCTTCAAATCGCCGTCGGACCTCGGCGAGCGCCTCGCCATCGTGGTGACGCCTGTCGTCGCCACCGCCAACACGGCCGTCGCGGCGATCGACCGGCTGAAGGAACGCGGCGCCAGGGACATCCGTCTCGCCTGCCTGATCGCAGCGCCGGAAGGTCTCGAGCGGCTGCGTGGCTTGCATCCGGACGTACCGATCTGGACCGCGGCCGTGGACGAAGGCCTGGACGAGAACGGTTTCATCCTGCCCGGCCTCGGCGACGCCGGCGACCGCGCTTACGGGACGCGATAA